The genome window CGCTAAGTTTATATTTTAGCTATACGTTACGGCTTCAGCAAAAATCGTTTCCGGGGATTTTTATTTTGATGACGCTGGCCGGTTTGCTCACAGGAGCGTTGATCGAGTTTACCCAAATTCTGTCGCCGTCGCGAGTGGCGGAAATCACAGATGTGATCTCATACGGCATCAGCGGAGCATTGGGAGTTTTTGCGATGTATTATTACGAGCAGGAAGTGCGCCCTAAATTTGCGGCGGGAGATGTTTCAGCGGAGCAGGGTTGATAACGCATTGTTGATGAGCTGTTTCGTATTCGCGGAATCGTTCAGCAGGATGGAAAAATGGCGCTCACCATCGTTGTAGCCGTATTGGCGAATATTGGAGTCGATGAAAATTGTGAGTGTGGGAATGCCGAGCGCGACCGCCAGGTGCATCGGTCCGGTATCGCCGGAAACGAATGCGCGAAATCCCGCAAAAAATGTGGCGGTTTCGGTGAGCGGGGCTTTCCAGATTTCAGTGCGCTCGCGAATCCAGTCAGGATAATTTTGCAAATGCGCGGCATCTGCCGGACCGCAGGCGAAGGCTACCGGAACATCAGCGATGGCGCGGATCTGCTCATTCAATTCTGCAAAAATTTTTCCCGGTAATATTTTATTTCCGGTGGCACCGAGCCAGATCAGCACCGGCGATGTGTCGTTTTTCGATGGTGCTGCGGGCAACTGTAATCCGCCGGGATGAAATTTTGCAGCCGGATCGATAGCGCGCCACAGATCGATCATCGCATCGCTGTAATGCATCTGGTTGGATGATTTGACTGCAACATCATAATATTGTGCGCCAGATTTGGCATCGAAACCGATCAGCCAGCGCGGCTTGCAGAGTCGCCCGAAAATGGCTTGCGACAGCGAAAATCCGTCGGGATTGTTGGATGTGATCACCGCATCGAATTGCAGGTTGCGCAAACGGGAAATCAACGCCAGCATTCGCCACGGGCGGCGCATTAATTCCGATTGGTGATAAGCCCAAATGCGGTTCGCCAACGGCGGTTCAGCTTTTTCCAGCAACGCCGCAACCGGATGGTGCACCAAAAAATGCAGCTCAATTTGCGATCCCGATTCGCGGATGGCGCGCAGCAACGGGATCAGCAAAATACCGTTCCCAATGCGCTGATCCAGCCGGAAAACCAGCACCTTTTGCACCTCG of Calditrichia bacterium contains these proteins:
- a CDS encoding glycosyltransferase family 9 protein, coding for MADKPLKILERKFKKLLNATLSRVLAPPSKQLPAMGEVQKVLVFRLDQRIGNGILLIPLLRAIRESGSQIELHFLVHHPVAALLEKAEPPLANRIWAYHQSELMRRPWRMLALISRLRNLQFDAVITSNNPDGFSLSQAIFGRLCKPRWLIGFDAKSGAQYYDVAVKSSNQMHYSDAMIDLWRAIDPAAKFHPGGLQLPAAPSKNDTSPVLIWLGATGNKILPGKIFAELNEQIRAIADVPVAFACGPADAAHLQNYPDWIRERTEIWKAPLTETATFFAGFRAFVSGDTGPMHLAVALGIPTLTIFIDSNIRQYGYNDGERHFSILLNDSANTKQLINNALSTLLR